Within the Cyanobacteriota bacterium genome, the region TTGATCGAGCGGCGGCGATAGGCTAAATACCCCGGACTGAGGAGAGCTGATACCGGCACAGAGACAAAATCAGGATCGCCTAGATATTGGGCACGATCAGCATACACTAGTCGCATCATCTCTGCTAACAGATGCAGTGTGTCAGGATGCCAGCGCCCCATCGCCTTCAAATCTGTATTGCCGACTATCCCCAACACTTGCAGCAAATGAACCCCACCGGATGAGGGAGGTGGCATGGAACAGACACGATAGCGCCGAAAGTTTCTACAGAGAGGGTCACGCCAAATAGCTCGGTAGGCCTGTAGGTCTGTCAGGGTGATCAGCCCTTGGTTAGCGGCCATGTCTTGGACGATCGCCCTTGCTAATTCTCCCTGATAGAAAGTCTGGGGGTCACGGCTGAGGAGGGTCAGCGATCGACCTAAATCCTTCTGCACTAGGATATCTCCAGGCTGATAGGGCTGACCATTACGCAAAAAAATAGCCTGGGCAGCAGGATTCAACAACTCTTGATGACGGGCGATCGCGGTAGCTAGCCGTGGTGTCACAGAGAAACCTTGGGCGGCAACTTGCGCCGCAGGCAGCACTAGCGTGGGCCATGGACGCTTGCCATAGCGCCGATGCACGGTATATAGCCCAGCGATCGTCCCTGGAACTGCAACAAGGCGATGTCCTCGTTGGGCGTAACTCGCCTGTGGCTTACCGCTGCTGTCTAGAAACATATTGCGACTAGCCTGTCGAGGTGCCCGTTCTCGAAAGTCCAGAGCAGCCATCTGCTGACGATCGTGCTGATAGATCAATAAAAAACCACCTCCGCCGATTCCCGCTGAAAATGGCTCCACGACAGAAATCATCAGGGCAGTTGCCACGGCTGCATCCACAGCATTGCCACCTGCTTTCAGCACAGCAACCCCAGCCTCGGTAGCAATTGGATGGGCAGAGACCACCATGCCGCCTTGACTCTGAGCCTGTTGGTTTTGAGCCTGTTGGTTCTGGACGATAGGAAGCTGGCGATTGCTCTGTGCTAGCACCCTACTCGATGTAACAACTGTCCACATTAGCAGTACTGCCGCCATGGCACTTAGGCCCCTGCTGACATCATGTACCCTCGCTCGGTTATTACCTGTCACAGTGCAACTCTCCTTGCTCTACCCAATGCAGAACACTCAGCAGACCACGCAACCATTTACGCTCATCATCAAACACTGACAGAATTGCCCCCCTCTCCCTTGACGAATCGCTTGTTGCCTACTTTACAATCTTTGACAGTATGTAAAGTAGAGTGATCAAGCACCCAATGGGTCGCTGCCTGTTCCATACTAAATTGATTCCACATCTTGGAGGATGAAGTTGTGAGTCCAGAAACCCTGCTCCAGCAGCCTACGATCGCGTCGCTGCCTCGATTGTCGTCAACCATGACTCCGGCAGAGTTTGACGATTACGTAATGACAACCTATGCTCGTTTTCCTGTGACACTGGTGCGAGGGGCAGGCTGCCGAGTTTGGGACACTGATGAGCGTGAGTATCTGGACTTTGTAGCCGGGATCGCTACCTGCACCCTAGGCCATGCCCACCCTGTAATGGTGCAGGCTGTAACCCAGCAAATACAGACCCTACACCACGTATCCAACCTGTTCTACATCCCAGCCCAAGGGGAACTTGCCCGCTGGTTGACGGAGCATTCCTGCGCTGATCGGGTGTTTTTCTGCAACTCTGGAGCTGAGGCCAATGAGGGTGCTCTAAAGCTAGCCCGCAAGTATGCTCATACTGTGTTGGGGATCCAGAATCCGATCGTGCTGACTGCCCACGCTAGCTTCCATGGACGCACCCTAGCAACGGTGACTGCTACCGGGCAGCCTAAATATCACAAGCATTTTGATCCTCTAATGCCGGGATTTCACTACATCCCCTATAACGACATTGCTGCGTTAGAGCAGACGATCGCAATGCTGGATAGCACTGAACGCCAAGTGGCTGCTATCATGCTGGAACCTCTACAGGGCGAGGGGGGTGTTCGTCCTGGAGATCGTGCCTACTTTCAGCACATTCGCCAACTATGCGACGATCGGGGCATTCTGCTGATTCTGGATGAAGTCCAAGTCGGCATGGGGCGCACAGGCCACTACTGGGGTTATGAAAACTTGGGCATTGAGCCAGATATCTTTACCAGTGCTAAGGGGCTAGGGGGCGGTATCCCCATTGGCGCAACCTTGGCTAAGCAGTTCTGCACCGTGTTCCAGCCCGGCGATCATGCTAGCACCTTTGGGGGCAATCCCTTTGCTTGCAGCGTTGCCCTGGCTGTTTGTCAAACCCTAGAGCAGCACCACATTCTTGACAATGTGCAGCAACGGGGTGAGCAACTTCGGGCTGGGCTACAGCAGCTTGCTGTCAGCTATCCCAACCTGATTGCTGAGGTACGGGGTTGGGGCCTCATTAATGGCATGGAGCTACGGGCAGATATTGACCTCACGTCTGCTCAGGTAGTAAAAGCTGCCATTGACCAAGGATTACTGCTTGTGCCTGCTGGCCCCAAGGTAGTGCGATTTGTGCCACCCCTGATCGTGACTGCCGATGAGGTATCGCATGCCCTACAGATTGTTGATCGTGTTTTGGCGCTTCTTGCCAACACAGTGGGTTAGTCTAGCTTTAGACCAATGGACTGAGCACCTATGAGTCTTCTAGTCGGTAGAGGTCTGCTAGTTGAGCAGGGGTGACTGTAGCCGTGGGGGCATCAAAAACGAGTCGTCCAGCCTGTAGCCCTAGGATGCGATCGCAATGGCTGAAGGCCAATTCTACAGAGTGCAGGCTCACGACCAAGGTTTTGCCATCAGTGATGGTCAAGTCTCGCAGTAAATCCATAACATCTCGACTACGCTCAGGATCCAAGCTAGATACAGGTTCATCCGCAAGGATGACCGAGGGATTTTGCACTAGCACACGGGCAATGGCTACCCGTTGTTGTTGCCCACCAGAGAGTTGATCAGTGCGGGCAAAGAGCTTGTCAGGAATGCCTACCCGCTGTAATGCTTTTGCAGCCGTTTCTACCTCTAGGGGATAGAGCAGCGACAGTGCTGCCTTCCAGGTAGGCCATCGTCCGAGATGTCCAGCATTGACGTTGTGGATTACGGCTAGGTTGTCCACCAAGTGGAATTGCTGGTAGATAGTGCCAATCTGACGTTGCACTCGCCGCAAGCGCTGAGCTGACAATTGACCAAGAGGTTGCCCCAGTGCCCACACTTCACCCGCTGTAGGACGCAAGCTGCCATTTAGTAGCCGCAGTAACGTACTCTTGCCTGCACCACTAGAACCGACGATCGCCACCCGTTCTCCTGCATGGATGCTTAGATTCAGATGGTCGATCGCCAGTTGTGTGCCAAATCGTT harbors:
- a CDS encoding aspartate aminotransferase family protein, yielding MSPETLLQQPTIASLPRLSSTMTPAEFDDYVMTTYARFPVTLVRGAGCRVWDTDEREYLDFVAGIATCTLGHAHPVMVQAVTQQIQTLHHVSNLFYIPAQGELARWLTEHSCADRVFFCNSGAEANEGALKLARKYAHTVLGIQNPIVLTAHASFHGRTLATVTATGQPKYHKHFDPLMPGFHYIPYNDIAALEQTIAMLDSTERQVAAIMLEPLQGEGGVRPGDRAYFQHIRQLCDDRGILLILDEVQVGMGRTGHYWGYENLGIEPDIFTSAKGLGGGIPIGATLAKQFCTVFQPGDHASTFGGNPFACSVALAVCQTLEQHHILDNVQQRGEQLRAGLQQLAVSYPNLIAEVRGWGLINGMELRADIDLTSAQVVKAAIDQGLLLVPAGPKVVRFVPPLIVTADEVSHALQIVDRVLALLANTVG
- the ggt gene encoding gamma-glutamyltransferase, producing MAAVLLMWTVVTSSRVLAQSNRQLPIVQNQQAQNQQAQSQGGMVVSAHPIATEAGVAVLKAGGNAVDAAVATALMISVVEPFSAGIGGGGFLLIYQHDRQQMAALDFRERAPRQASRNMFLDSSGKPQASYAQRGHRLVAVPGTIAGLYTVHRRYGKRPWPTLVLPAAQVAAQGFSVTPRLATAIARHQELLNPAAQAIFLRNGQPYQPGDILVQKDLGRSLTLLSRDPQTFYQGELARAIVQDMAANQGLITLTDLQAYRAIWRDPLCRNFRRYRVCSMPPPSSGGVHLLQVLGIVGNTDLKAMGRWHPDTLHLLAEMMRLVYADRAQYLGDPDFVSVPVSALLSPGYLAYRRRSINPRFTTPSNQVQMPNLTRLRQLAEESPETTHLTVVDPERNAVSLTFTVNRGFGSGVVVPGTGILLNDEMDDFAIAPGVPNAYGLVGGEANAIAPGKTPLSSMTPTIVTENGQLRLALGAPGGSTIITTVIQLVLNILVFELDAVTAIAAPRLHHQWQPDQLFLEPGIDAATVENLRQRGHAIRQGRSWGNATLIHQRPDDTLEGVADPRGEGTAAGF
- a CDS encoding phosphonate ABC transporter ATP-binding protein, with amino-acid sequence MSGDSPVFELRQVCQRFGTQLAIDHLNLSIHAGERVAIVGSSGAGKSTLLRLLNGSLRPTAGEVWALGQPLGQLSAQRLRRVQRQIGTIYQQFHLVDNLAVIHNVNAGHLGRWPTWKAALSLLYPLEVETAAKALQRVGIPDKLFARTDQLSGGQQQRVAIARVLVQNPSVILADEPVSSLDPERSRDVMDLLRDLTITDGKTLVVSLHSVELAFSHCDRILGLQAGRLVFDAPTATVTPAQLADLYRLEDS